The following are from one region of the Elgaria multicarinata webbii isolate HBS135686 ecotype San Diego chromosome 13, rElgMul1.1.pri, whole genome shotgun sequence genome:
- the ZC3H12A gene encoding endoribonuclease ZC3H12A — protein sequence MNLDSLLTAGLGFPGWSEPLPLTKCASGQEEPGGSSTCESGYLSLNGTSPESGDASSMADPESWSSLERDHSEMQMKVDFFRKLGYSSEEILIVLQKHGLNADTNTVLGELVKHGMVVGERDLADAPQEAPQTPLVPRRGAANTSPPHPGPSEGREQENLRPIVIDGSNVAMSHGDKDVFSCRGILLAVNWFLDRGHTDITVFVPSWRKEQPRPDVPITDQHILGDLEKKKILVFTPSRRVGGKRVVCYDDRFIVKLAYESDGIVVSNDVYRDLQTERPEWKKFIEERLLMYSFVNDKFMPPDDPLGRHGPSLDNFLRKKPVVPEHKKQQCPYGKKCTYGIKCKFYHPERLHQLQRSVADELRANARLSPTRCAAAAKEERMNQRPSQAEFLGPVPPEGEKKSSALKAKHGDFKGSGHLGSAPAKKSGGGSGYKPADWYQPTSPHMDSLSYVSQDLLDSGIGSLENQFSEMWPSPPAAHPKHSHQEPLVLGGSRGQQPVYQHSPGCPESHSYSQYQPRSYRKPMSASGSRLPYSPEPSSGRLAAHSFPGYSLPADSPLGPGQQFWSEPYHPTPAAHRAPRLAYDNSHQWAAPDRFAEERANVHIKLCGIFHPHLVDAVMSRFPQLLDPQQLAAKILTYKTQNPGV from the exons ATGAACTTGGACAGTCTCCTCACAGCTGGGCTGGGCTTTCCTGGCTGGAGTGAGCCCCTGCCCTTGACCAAATGTGCCAGTGGGCAGGAGGAACCTGGCGGGAGTTCCACTTGTGAAAGTGGCTACCTCAGTCTGAATGGCACAAGCCCAGAAAGTGGTGATGCCTCCAGCATGGCAGATCCAGAGTCGTGGAGCTCTTTGGAGCGGGACCACTCGGAGATGCAGATGAAAGTGGACTTCTTCCGCAAACTGGGCTATTCGTCAGAAGAGATCTTGATCGTCCTCCAAAAGCATGGCTTAAATGCTGATACCAACACAGTCCTCGGGGAGCTGGTTAAGCATGGGATGGTCGTGGGGGAGAGGGACCTTGCTGATGCACCGCAGGAGGCCCCCCAGACGCCACTGGTTCCACGGAGAGGTGCAGCCAACACAAGCCCCCCACACCCCGGGCCTTCAGAGGGGAGAGAGCAAGAGAACTTGCGACCAATCGTCATAGATGGAAGCAACGTGGCCATGAG TCATGGGGACAAAGACGTCTTCTCCTGTCGTGGCATCCTGCTAGCTGTGAACTGGTTTCTTGATCGAGGCCACACAGACATCACTGTCTTTGTGCCTTCCTGGAGAAAAGAGCAGCCAAGACCCGATGTTCCCATCACAG ACCAGCACATCCTCGGTGACCTTGAGAAGAAGAAGATCCTTGTCTTCACGCCTTCCCGGCGGGTGGGGGGCAAGCGGGTGGTCTGCTACGACGACCGCTTCATTGTGAAGTTGGCGTATGAGTCGGACGGCATCGTGGTTTCTAACGACGTCTACCGCGACTTGCAGACCGAACGGCCTGAGTGGAAGAAGTTCATTGAGGAGCGCTTGCTGATGTATTCGTTCGTTAACGACAA GTTCATGCCTCCTGATGACCCACTTGGGCGCCATGGGCCCAGCCTGGACAACTTCCTGCGAAAGAAGCCGGTGGTTCCTGAGCACAAGAAGCAGCAGTGCCCTTATG GGAAGAAATGCACGTATGGGATCAAGTGCAAGTTCTACCACCCCGAGCGGCTTCACCAGCTGCAGCGCTCCGTTGCGGATGAGCTCCGAGCCAATGCCAGGCTCTCTCCAACCAGGTGTGCTGCAGCTGCCAAGGAGGAGAGGATGAACCAGCGACCCTCCCAGGCTGAATTCCTGGGTCCTGTGCCCCCCGAGGGTGAGAAGAAAAGCTCTGCTCTGAAGGCCAAGCATGGTGACTTCAAAGGGAGTGGCCACTTGGGTAGTGCTCCTGCTAAGAagagtggcggcggcagcggctacAAGCCTGCTGACTGGTACCAGCCCACGTCTCCCCACATGGACTCCCTCTCTTACGTTTCCCAGGATCTCCTCGACTCAGGCATTGGCTCCCTTGAGAACCAGTTCTCTGAGATGTGGCCCAGCCCCCCAGCTGCCCACCCCAAGCACTCCCACCAAGAGCCGCTTGTgctggggggcagcagggggcagcagcCTGTCTACCAGCACTCCCCCGGCTGCCCTGAATCACACAGCTACAGCCAGTACCAGCCCCGGAGCTATCGCAAGCCCATGTCGGCATCCGGCTCCCGGCTCCCGTACAGCCCAGAGCCGTCTTCTGGTCGGCTGGCTGCTCACTCCTTCCCAGGctacagcctgcctgctgacTCCCCTCTGGGGCCCGGGCAGCAGTTTTGGTCCGAGCCCTACCATCCGACGCCTGCAGCGCACAGAGCCCCCCGACTGGCCTACGACAACTCTCACCAGTGGGCCGCACCAGACCGCTTTGCGGAGGAGCGGGCCAACGTGCACATCAAACTGTGTGGGATCTTCCACCCTCACCTGGTGGATGCTGTCATGAGCCGCTTCCCACAACTCTTGGACCCGCAGCAGCTTGCTGCCAAAATCCTTACCTACAAGACCCAGAATCCCGGGGTGTga